From Ochotona princeps isolate mOchPri1 chromosome X, mOchPri1.hap1, whole genome shotgun sequence, one genomic window encodes:
- the LOC101533261 gene encoding kita-kyushu lung cancer antigen 1, producing the protein MIFVLMTCALFVFLVLFWKKRFKAKKNTGQRSSNLASLALVATATGSAKHNINEGLSVNRLSQDILNNFPHSVAMQKRILINLRIVEYKLAELEHFLLTQGISDAVPKRQSPKKNARWSDSGSS; encoded by the exons ATGATTTTTGTCTTAATGACCTGCGCTTTGTTCGTTTTTCTGGTTCTCTTCTGGAAAAAACGGTTTAAGGCAAAG AAAAATACTGGTCAACGGTCATCAAATCTGGCTTCTCTTGCACTAGTAGCAACTGCTACTGGGTCAGCTAAACACAATATCAATGAGGGTCTTTCAGTCAACAGGCTCTCTCAGGATATCTTAAACAACTTCCCTCACTCCGTAGCCATGCAAAAGCGAATACTGATAAACCTCAGGATTGTGGAATACAAGCTGGCTGAACTGGAACATTTCCTACTTACTCAGGGTATTAGTGATGCAGTACCTAAACGACAATCCCCTAAAAAGAATGCAAGATGGAGTGACAGTGGAAGCAGTTAA